TCCCGCTTGAAGGTCATGGCCAATTTGGACATTGCCGAGCGGCGCAAGCCGCAGGACGGAAAAATCCGGTTTTCGTTGGGGCGAGGGCACGATCTCGAACTGCGAGTCGCGACGATTCCCACCTCGGGAGGCAATGAGGATATGGTGCTGCGACTGCTGGCGCAGAAGGACATCATGCCGCTGGAGGCGATGGAGTTTTCACCCGACGTCCTCCGGGCCGTGAAGGCGTTGGCCGAACTGCCGTACGGTCTCTTCCTGTGCGTGGGGCCGACGGGATCGGGAAAGACGACCACGCTCCATGCGATTTTGAAACATGTCAACACGGATGAGCGGAAAATCTGGACGGCGGAAGATCCGATCGAGATCACGCAGGAAGGATTGCGCCAAGTGCAAGTCCATCCCAAGATCGGATTGACGTTCGCCGCCGCGATGAGGGCCTTTTTGCGTGCGGATCCCGACGTCATCATGATCGGCGAAATGCGCGACAAAGAGACCGCCGATATCGCGATTCAGGCGTCCCTGACCGGCCATCTTGTTTTAAGCACGTTGCACACGAACAGCGCGGCGGAGACGATAACGCGACTGCTCGATATGGGATGCGATGCGCTGAACGTCGCCGATACGATCGTGGGCGTGCTGGCCGTCCGCCTCTGCAAACGGCTGTGCGAATCATGCAAAGAGCCGTATCACCCGACGAAACAGGAATATGACGAACTGGTCGAAGGATATGGACGGTCACATTGGGAAACGATGCGAATGCCGTACTCCGAGGACTGGACGTTGTATCGAGCGACGGGATGTGATCGCTGTCATGGCCGAGGATTCAGCGGGCGGGTGGCGATTCATGAGTTGTTGATCGGCACAAGGGAGATCAAACGGTTGATTCAATCAAAGGCAAGGGCGTCGGAGCTGTTACCGGTCGCCATGCGACGGGGAATGGTCACGCTGCTGCAACACGGCATCCAGAAAGTCATCAAGGGTGTCACCACCTATCGACAAGTCAGGGCCGTCGCCGTGAGAGAGTACGAGGATTTGTTGGAACTCCCGCCCGCTCTTCTTGCAACACCTCGCGTCTAAGACACCCCCCGCAAGGAGAGCTGTCTCTCAACTCTGAAGCCTCGCCCTTACGAAGATAAGAGGAGCGGACAATTCTTGTCCTTCTGCACGAAAATCGGCCACCCCGCTTTGCCATTCCGTTGAACTTGCCTGGTGGTCTGGCAAGATTCCCGAAGAGAATCAATCTGTTATCAGCTTGTTCGATAAAAGATTCTTGGGGCATACCGCTTGCTCCCTCGGTTGTGAGCTATGGTGCGACCGAAGGTAGCAAAGACCTTGTCTCCTCAGGATGGCGGCTTCACGCTGGTCGAAATTGCCATTGTGCTGGCCATTATCGGCATCGCGGCGGCCCTGGCGGGGCCGAATCTCATGACCATGTATGCGCGCTATGAGCTCTATCAGACGACGACGTCGCTCTACCAGACGCTGATGTTGGCGCGATCGGCGGCTGTAACCCGCAACACGGTCATCACCGCGACCCCGTCGAATCTTCCCAGCGGTCAGGGGCAGGTGGTGTTCAACGCGGTGATGACGGCGGAGCCGTTTCCGCTGACGGTGGGAT
This sequence is a window from Candidatus Nitrospira inopinata. Protein-coding genes within it:
- a CDS encoding GspE/PulE family protein — its product is MLAKQADNGVGEWRRDRAVGTADEQDSTVVRLVNQIIAESYRHGASDVHIEPSAGGKETVVRFRVDGTCLTGMKIGAVYQRAVVSRLKVMANLDIAERRKPQDGKIRFSLGRGHDLELRVATIPTSGGNEDMVLRLLAQKDIMPLEAMEFSPDVLRAVKALAELPYGLFLCVGPTGSGKTTTLHAILKHVNTDERKIWTAEDPIEITQEGLRQVQVHPKIGLTFAAAMRAFLRADPDVIMIGEMRDKETADIAIQASLTGHLVLSTLHTNSAAETITRLLDMGCDALNVADTIVGVLAVRLCKRLCESCKEPYHPTKQEYDELVEGYGRSHWETMRMPYSEDWTLYRATGCDRCHGRGFSGRVAIHELLIGTREIKRLIQSKARASELLPVAMRRGMVTLLQHGIQKVIKGVTTYRQVRAVAVREYEDLLELPPALLATPRV
- a CDS encoding GspH/FimT family pseudopilin, yielding MVRPKVAKTLSPQDGGFTLVEIAIVLAIIGIAAALAGPNLMTMYARYELYQTTTSLYQTLMLARSAAVTRNTVITATPSNLPSGQGQVVFNAVMTAEPFPLTVGFVPPLPAQPIGFTSRGLSTTPLATQTVQLQSLRDPNLIYTISLAPSGKVTWCNQAVNPCLVQSG